The Sphingopyxis sp. CCNWLW2 genome contains the following window.
TCTCCCCGCTGCAACCGCCGCCCTCGCGCTGCTCCTGACGCCCGTCGCGGCGAGCGCCCATGCCAAGCTCGTCGCCTCGACCCCGGCCGCGAATGCGACCGCCTCGAAAGTGACCTCGGTCAACCTGCGCTTCAACGAAAAGCTGATCGCCTCGACCGTGAAAGCCGAGCTGGTGATGACCGGCATGCCGGGCATGGCCAATCACGCGCCGATGAAGATTCCGGCGACGTCGTCGATGGGCAAGGACGGCAAGTCGCTGACGCTCACCGCCAAGCGCGCGCTCGTCCCCGGCACCTACAAGGTCACATGGTCGGCAGCGGGCGCCGATACGCACCGCATGGGAAGCGAATTCAGCTTCACGGTGAAATAAGGCCGTGGCCGATCTCCTCCTGATGGGTGTCCGGTTCGCGCTGTTCGCGGTCCTGATGCTCATCGCGGGACTCGCCGCTTTCCCGCTCCATGCGCTGGAGCCTGGCGAGCGGCAGGATCCCGAACTGGGATCGA
Protein-coding sequences here:
- the copC gene encoding copper homeostasis periplasmic binding protein CopC is translated as MKSFLPAATAALALLLTPVAASAHAKLVASTPAANATASKVTSVNLRFNEKLIASTVKAELVMTGMPGMANHAPMKIPATSSMGKDGKSLTLTAKRALVPGTYKVTWSAAGADTHRMGSEFSFTVK